The window ACTCGCTGAAGCTTGCTGAATGTTGCCGCTGCGACGAAAAGCTCATCAAAATGTCCATCGAGGCCGCAATTGCGGCGAAGAAGGACTGGGAGGCCCTGCCGAAGGAGCACCGTTTTGCGATATTTGAAAAAGCGGCGGAGCTCATCGAAAAGAAATACCGTTACGTCATCACCGCCGCTGTGATGCTCGGACAGAGCAAGACCGCGTGGGAGGCCGAGTGCGACTCGCCTGATGAAGTCTGCGACCTCATGCGCTACGGGATCCACTTTGCGGACGAGCTTTACAGCATGCAGCCTAAGTGCACGTCGGGCGTGTTCAACAGAGTAATATACCGCCCGCTCGAAGGCTTCGTATGCGCGGTAACGCCGTTCAACTTTGCCTCCATCAACTCCAACCTTCCCTCAGCACCGGCCATCATGGGCAACGTAGTTGTATGGAAGCCGGCGACGAATGCCATCCTTGGCGCCTACTACATAATGAAAGCGTTCGTCGAAGCCGGGGTCCCGGCCGGAGTCATCAACTTCGTCCCGTGCCGCGGCTCGGACGTCAGCAAATATATCCTCACCGATCCACGCCTCGCCGGCTTCCACTTCACGGGCTCGACCGAAGTGTTCAAGAGCGCCTGGAAGCTTATCGGAGAAAACATAGACAGATATCGCAGCTATCCGCGCCTGGTCGGGGAGACCGGTGGAAAGGACTACATCTTCGCGACGGAGTCTGCAAACGTAAACGCGCTGGTCACGGCCATGATCAGAGGTGCTTACGACTATTCGGGGCAGAAATGCTCCGCCACGTCGCGCTGCTACATCCCCGCCAAAATCTGGCCGCAGGTCAAGAAAAAGCTGCTGGAAGACATTGCGACAATCAAAGTAGGAGATATAGCGGACTTCACCAATTTCACAGGGGCCGTCATCGACAAGGCCGCCTTCGATGAAGTCGCGAAGTATATAGACGAGGCGAAAGACTCGCCGGACGCCGAGGTCCTCTGCGGCGGCTACGACGGAAGCGAGGGTTGGTTCGTCTATCCGACGCTCATACGAGCGAAATCTCCGAACTACGTCACCATGCTTAAGGAGCTCTTCGGGCCCGTTATGACAGTCTACGTCTACGGAGAGGACGAATACGATGCAATGGTCGACCACTGTGCCAACTCCTCTCTCTACGCACTTACGGGTGCGCTCTTCTGCAACGACCGCAAGCAGATTACGGACCTTGAGGAACGCCTGCGCCACTCGGCGGGCAACTTCTGCATCAACGACAGACCGTCCGGAGCTCTCTGCGGGCAGCAGCCATTCGGCGGGGCCCGCGGCTCGGGAACGAACGACAAAGCAGGAAGCATCTTCAATATGATTCGCTGGGTCAGCACCCAGACAGTGAAAGATACTTTCTGCCCGGACGAGGATTACCGTTATCCGTATATGGAAGAAGAGTAGGCCGCAGTTTGCCCAAAAGATTTATGGCTGTTCAGCGTGATTTGTTTTTCCCTAAAACGAACTTCCGTCATATGGCGGAAGTTCGTTTTATGAGAACAGAGTTTTCCGAACTGCGGCGATGGTCGGGAAGTCAATAACGGAGCGCGCCCCTTCGCAGAAAACATCGTCCGTTCAAGGAGATGTATCAGTCTCAGGAGCTGGATGAAATCTCTTTTTCAATGTTCTCCGCAGGCCTCAGGAGACTAAGGCGAACGTGCGGGCAAAATTATAAATATGTCGCTTAAAAACGCAGGGGATGCGCGTGTGAATCAGATTCTCCCAAGCGACGCCTATGCCCCTTTATTAAAATGAGGCATTACGCAATTTTTCAAGTAGAAAAGATATCTGCTCATTTGTGAAAAATGTCGTCGCTAACTTGATATATCAGCGCCCATGAAATATAGTGGGATCAGTCAGATCAGAACTGACAAGCGCTGAATTTAGCCGAATACATGTTTTTATATCGAAAAAATAGTTTAAAGGCCGATCGTATGTGCAAAACATACTATAGCTGTGCTTTGTTTATTTATCGATAAGTACGGCGGGCAGTCGTGGACGCCTATACGTTTAAGGAGAGGGGGTTTGCAGTAAGCTTTCGAACGGCGGCGGGGCTTTACTTTTATGATGAAAGAAGGGGAATTGCCTAATGAAAGAACAGAAATCCAAACTCAAGCTACAAGTTATGTCGGTAACTACAATTTTATTCATTGTAATGCTCGGGCTGGTCTTGTATGACAAGGAACGTTTCTATTACGTCCTGAACAACCTCGTAATGAACTTCCTGATGACGAACGTGGGCTGGGCCGTCAGCTTAGTCATGCTATTCTGCGTGTTCATATGTGTGTTTATCATAGTCACGCCTCTTGGAAATATCAAGCTCGGCGGGCCGAACGCACAGCCTAAATTCAGCTATATGCAGTGGTTCGGTATTTCGCTCTGTACAGGCATCGGAGCCGGAGTCGTCTTCTGGGGAGCGGCGGAGCCTCTTCTCTTCGCTATGGAGCCAGCGCCGAGCACCGGCTTTGCCGCAGGAAGCAACGAAGCCGTTCTCTGGAGCATGTTGCACTGCTTCCTGCAGTGGGGCTTCACTCCTTACGCCAGCTGCGTCGTTATGGGGGTTATATTGAGCTACGCCATACTTAACATGAACGCCCCGTTCAAAGCCAGCTCCTGCCTAGTCCCGATGTTTGGCAGGGAAGTGGTAAACAGCCGCTGGTGCGACGCGTTCGACGCCATCTCCGCCTTTGCGCTCACTGGAGCGGTTGCCGGAGGTCTCGGTTACGGGGCCATGCAGCTCTCCGCCGGAGTCAAGGCTTTTGCCGGCATTCAGCCGAATATGACGATCTACGCATGCGTCATAATCTTCATGTTTCTGTGCTACAACGCTTCGGCTTTAAGCGGTCTGCGCCGCGGCATCACCTGGCTGTCGAACAACAATACGCAGCTGTTCTTCCTTATGCTGCTCTTCGTGCTTATCTTTGGCCCTACGGGCTACATCTTCAACCTCTTCACTGAAAGTCTCGGCGAGTATATGAACTCGTTCTTCTCGGCCAGCCTTTTCACCGCCCCGTACCCCGACAGTGGTCTGTGGCCGCAGAACTGGGACATGTATTGGTGGGTCGACTGGATGGCCTACGCCCCTCTGCTCGGCCTATTCATGGTGCGCGTTGCCTACGGCCGTACGCTGCGCGAGTTCGTCCTCATCGAATGGTTGTTCCCCGCCCTGTTCGGTATAGTGTGGTTCTCGGTCTTCGGCGGGACGATCCTGCATGCTCAGCTATTCGACCATGTGGATTTCTACAGCCTTTACAAATCTGACGGCGCGGAAGCGCTGACGCTGTCGATGTTCAATGTTCTACCTCTGACGAAAATGGGGAAGATCATAATGCTCGCCGTCATCACTATATCGCTAGTCACGCAGTGCGACTCCATGACGGTCACTCTTGCTTCCATGAGCTGGGAGGGCAGCGATGCAAAATCCGAAGCTCCTGTTTTCCTCAAGCTCTTCTGGGGTATCCTCTTCGCGGTCATAGCGCTGATCTTCACGGTGCTCGGAGGCATTAACGGAGTCAAGACGATCAAGTCGTTCTGCGGAATACCTCTCACGTTCCTTTGCCTGTTCACGATGATCGGTTTCCTACGCTATATGACGAAGCGCCCGCGCGAGGTCAATAGAGACTTCGTCTACGAAGCGGAGGTTGCTACAGCTCCGGACAACGGCGAGCCCGTGGCTCCCAAGAGCCGGTTCCTCGGCAGGTTTGGCTGGTAGAACGCGTTGATTTCAGAAAAGCTCGGTCCAACAGGCAGAAGAGCGATATACGGGAGGCCGGATATCCGGCCTCCTATTTTTTGTGCGAAGCAATTCGCAGCGAGGGCATAATTTGATTCCTAACTGAAAACGATTTTTATCGTAATCAATATACGTAAAGCTCCGTGGAAAGTCTACGTGTCCGTAGAATCCACGATTGGAAAAAATTTTTTCAGTATTGGAAAAAACGGCCTTAAGCCTTGCAGTTCGGCGGCTTTATATATATATTTTAAGTAAGACGAAAATCGAGCGCGTCAGAAAACAGTATTTCATGCATCAAATAGTTCTGAATTTAAATATGGCTTATTAATTTAATAGGCTAAGCTTTGCTTTGTTCGAAATCCACCATAGGATATGCCGAGGGGAGGTAGTGAAAAGCAAAACGGACGACGGCAGCAGGGCTTCAGGTGCCGCACGGCAGTGCAGAGTCGGGATCGGCAAAGAGTATCCGATTAAAGCGCCTTCGGTTTTAGTTCTTATTTTTTTAGCAATAAAAAAAATAGAAAGAGGTGTAATTCATGAAAAAGTGTAACGTATTCTTTATGGTAATCGCAATCTGTCTCGCAGCTGTCTTCGCCCTCAACGGCGCGGCTGAAGCTACGACCTACAGGCTCGCCTCCCACTATCAGGCCGGCTATTTCGTCAACAACGGCTTCCGCCGCATGGCCGAGCGCATCAAAAAGGACACTAACGGAAAGGTCGACATCCAACTTTACGAATCCGGCCAGCTTGGAGGTTACGAGCAGGTCTTTCAGGAAGTAATGCGCGGGACCATCGACATGCAGGCAAACTTCGCCACCTCGCGTTTCAACAAAAAGTTTGAAATCGGTTTCACCCCTGGACTCGCCAGCGGCTACGACCAGATCGAAAAGCTCCTCAACAGGAATTCCCCGTTCTGTAAGTTCATGGAGTCCGCTTATAAGGAATGCGACGGAGTCGTTTACATAGGTTCATTCCTGGACACCATCGCCGGCTGCTCTATAGCCAAGGGCACGAACATCAAAAATCCGTTCGATACGAGCAACAAGAACTGCCAGCTCCGCGTTGTCTCAATCAACTCGGCCAGGAAGTATTATTCAGCGCTGGGGTATCAGCTCGTCACTATCCCCTACGCCGAAGTCTTCACCTCCATGCAGACGGGCATCCTCGGCGGCGACAGCGGCTCGGGCCCCGAGGGAGTCTACCTTACGTTCAAGGACGTAGTCGGTTCCTATATTGAATATCAGAACCTGTTCTTCACGCTTGACTTCGTAATCAGCAAGAATGTCTGGGACACGTTCGACGATAAGACAAAGAAAA of the Synergistes jonesii genome contains:
- the pruA gene encoding L-glutamate gamma-semialdehyde dehydrogenase, translating into MNSNFHVLSPDNVPACPMAPGMPEREALKKELERQSQTPVVIPAIINGKEFFTDDRYTLAAPHKHSLKLAECCRCDEKLIKMSIEAAIAAKKDWEALPKEHRFAIFEKAAELIEKKYRYVITAAVMLGQSKTAWEAECDSPDEVCDLMRYGIHFADELYSMQPKCTSGVFNRVIYRPLEGFVCAVTPFNFASINSNLPSAPAIMGNVVVWKPATNAILGAYYIMKAFVEAGVPAGVINFVPCRGSDVSKYILTDPRLAGFHFTGSTEVFKSAWKLIGENIDRYRSYPRLVGETGGKDYIFATESANVNALVTAMIRGAYDYSGQKCSATSRCYIPAKIWPQVKKKLLEDIATIKVGDIADFTNFTGAVIDKAAFDEVAKYIDEAKDSPDAEVLCGGYDGSEGWFVYPTLIRAKSPNYVTMLKELFGPVMTVYVYGEDEYDAMVDHCANSSLYALTGALFCNDRKQITDLEERLRHSAGNFCINDRPSGALCGQQPFGGARGSGTNDKAGSIFNMIRWVSTQTVKDTFCPDEDYRYPYMEEE
- a CDS encoding BCCT family transporter, with the translated sequence MKEQKSKLKLQVMSVTTILFIVMLGLVLYDKERFYYVLNNLVMNFLMTNVGWAVSLVMLFCVFICVFIIVTPLGNIKLGGPNAQPKFSYMQWFGISLCTGIGAGVVFWGAAEPLLFAMEPAPSTGFAAGSNEAVLWSMLHCFLQWGFTPYASCVVMGVILSYAILNMNAPFKASSCLVPMFGREVVNSRWCDAFDAISAFALTGAVAGGLGYGAMQLSAGVKAFAGIQPNMTIYACVIIFMFLCYNASALSGLRRGITWLSNNNTQLFFLMLLFVLIFGPTGYIFNLFTESLGEYMNSFFSASLFTAPYPDSGLWPQNWDMYWWVDWMAYAPLLGLFMVRVAYGRTLREFVLIEWLFPALFGIVWFSVFGGTILHAQLFDHVDFYSLYKSDGAEALTLSMFNVLPLTKMGKIIMLAVITISLVTQCDSMTVTLASMSWEGSDAKSEAPVFLKLFWGILFAVIALIFTVLGGINGVKTIKSFCGIPLTFLCLFTMIGFLRYMTKRPREVNRDFVYEAEVATAPDNGEPVAPKSRFLGRFGW
- the dctP gene encoding TRAP transporter substrate-binding protein DctP; the protein is MKKCNVFFMVIAICLAAVFALNGAAEATTYRLASHYQAGYFVNNGFRRMAERIKKDTNGKVDIQLYESGQLGGYEQVFQEVMRGTIDMQANFATSRFNKKFEIGFTPGLASGYDQIEKLLNRNSPFCKFMESAYKECDGVVYIGSFLDTIAGCSIAKGTNIKNPFDTSNKNCQLRVVSINSARKYYSALGYQLVTIPYAEVFTSMQTGILGGDSGSGPEGVYLTFKDVVGSYIEYQNLFFTLDFVISKNVWDTFDDKTKKIIYNAFDAEAINVAKDSRTSYKEYIDLMKKANIKIVTPNKEQLAFMDGVARKEAWPVCEKYTGKKIFEDISEYLSKK